A window from Thermodesulfobacteriota bacterium encodes these proteins:
- a CDS encoding secretin and TonB N-terminal domain-containing protein: MASCASPPKKERTPLPSQKLELAKPQPPSETKLKELMIPQKEEARKAPEKLYSFFARDANIQEILLAFSKESDFNIVIDPELTGKITIDLKRVTLTEALDALLTPLGWTYRIEDKFIRILRPQMETRLFTLNYLATRRSGKREIYASTGGGQQNIVLPGSQPGAGIMPLSPGGRTGFSDLVSVDEMDLWKEIQRGLETIVFGSAEERSPSEPEKTSWTRADKTGKKLIINKSTGLILVTDYPINLNKIASYLETVEGSSQRQVTIQAKIFEVILSDENKEGINWKVIEGLPRISNLSWGLVNKAGTTGFPGIVGGFTLGDTTSGTTIDTPGTFKIRPFGGTLAIGTDVALSDIMSAIAEQGDVKVLSSPTISTLNNQKAIIRVGNQDVFFISGVVAAGGDTVIQTYHPVTIDVGIILDVTPQIAEDGTIIMNIHPSITEKTGEKVTPDGKTTFPLLSIRETDTTVRVKDGQTIIIAGLMQEKKEEAYVGVPVLQSIPILGGLFRHKTEKKKTAELVIMITPTLQVGKKIEEIPKR; the protein is encoded by the coding sequence ATGGCAAGTTGCGCTTCCCCTCCCAAAAAGGAGCGGACCCCCCTGCCCTCTCAAAAGTTGGAACTCGCCAAACCCCAGCCTCCCTCTGAGACGAAATTGAAGGAATTGATGATTCCCCAAAAAGAAGAGGCCCGGAAGGCTCCAGAAAAGCTCTATTCTTTCTTCGCCCGGGATGCCAATATTCAGGAGATCCTCTTGGCCTTCTCCAAAGAAAGCGACTTCAATATTGTCATCGATCCGGAATTGACGGGCAAGATCACCATCGATCTTAAACGGGTCACCTTGACAGAGGCTCTGGATGCCCTCCTCACCCCCTTAGGTTGGACCTATCGAATAGAAGACAAATTTATCCGGATCCTGAGGCCCCAGATGGAAACCCGCCTCTTTACGCTCAACTACCTCGCTACCCGACGGAGCGGGAAAAGGGAGATCTATGCCAGCACGGGTGGAGGACAGCAAAACATCGTTCTCCCCGGATCGCAACCAGGGGCCGGAATCATGCCCCTTTCACCGGGGGGGAGGACGGGTTTCAGCGATCTCGTGAGCGTGGATGAGATGGACCTCTGGAAAGAGATCCAGAGGGGGCTGGAGACAATCGTCTTCGGCTCGGCGGAAGAGCGATCCCCTTCGGAACCCGAAAAAACCTCTTGGACGCGGGCCGACAAGACGGGCAAAAAACTGATCATCAATAAATCGACCGGCCTCATCCTAGTGACGGATTATCCGATCAACCTCAATAAGATCGCCTCCTATCTCGAAACGGTCGAAGGAAGTTCTCAGAGGCAGGTCACCATTCAGGCCAAGATTTTCGAAGTCATCCTTTCGGATGAAAACAAAGAAGGCATCAACTGGAAGGTGATCGAGGGGCTTCCGCGGATCTCGAACCTCTCCTGGGGGTTGGTCAACAAGGCGGGGACCACTGGATTTCCAGGGATCGTAGGGGGATTTACCCTCGGCGATACCACCAGCGGCACCACCATCGATACCCCAGGAACTTTCAAGATCAGACCTTTTGGTGGGACCCTTGCCATCGGAACGGACGTAGCCCTCTCCGATATCATGTCGGCCATCGCCGAGCAAGGAGATGTCAAAGTCCTCTCCAGCCCCACCATCTCCACCCTGAACAACCAGAAGGCCATCATCCGGGTGGGAAACCAGGACGTCTTCTTCATCTCCGGAGTGGTGGCGGCAGGTGGGGATACGGTGATCCAGACCTATCATCCCGTGACGATCGATGTGGGCATCATTCTGGATGTCACCCCCCAGATCGCCGAGGATGGGACGATCATCATGAACATCCATCCCAGCATCACCGAAAAGACCGGGGAGAAGGTGACGCCGGACGGGAAAACTACCTTTCCCCTCTTGAGCATCAGGGAGACCGATACCACGGTAAGGGTCAAGGATGGACAGACCATCATCATCGCCGGCCTGATGCAGGAGAAGAAGGAGGAGGCCTATGTGGGCGTTCCCGTCCTGCAATCGATTCCGATCCTAGGCGGGTTGTTCCGCCACAAAACGGAGAAAAAGAAAACGGCCGAGCTGGTCATCATGATCACCCCTACCCTTCAGGTAGGTAAGAAGATCGAAGAGATTCCAAAAAGATGA